In Paenibacillus larvae subsp. larvae, the following proteins share a genomic window:
- the fdhD gene encoding formate dehydrogenase accessory sulfurtransferase FdhD has product MGLPVQITRRILRVQGNEAEKTEDQIVTEYPLTLVLNDREFATLVCTPEHLEELVAGFLCSEGAISGFEDIDDLAIDENTGFAYIKAAQTRPFYEQFHSKRVISSCCGKSRQSFYFHNDRHTVKKIPESGLSIRVEECFRLMEQMQEAARTFRLTGGVHNAALCDRKGVLLFRMDIGRHNALDKIYGHCLMHQIPLHDKIMVFSGRLSSEVLLKTARIGCGIVLSKSAPTQLALDLAEELNITTVGFLRHHTFNIYTGLKRIELGHI; this is encoded by the coding sequence GTGGGACTGCCTGTACAAATAACCCGCAGAATTCTCCGTGTACAGGGGAATGAGGCAGAAAAGACAGAGGATCAGATTGTGACAGAGTATCCCTTAACTCTTGTCTTGAATGACCGTGAATTTGCTACTCTTGTTTGTACACCTGAACATCTGGAGGAACTGGTTGCAGGGTTTTTATGTTCGGAAGGCGCCATCTCCGGATTTGAAGATATCGACGATCTGGCAATTGATGAAAATACGGGGTTTGCCTATATTAAAGCCGCACAGACCCGCCCGTTTTATGAGCAGTTTCATTCGAAACGCGTGATTTCTTCCTGCTGCGGGAAGAGCAGACAAAGCTTTTATTTCCACAATGACCGGCATACAGTGAAAAAGATTCCTGAATCTGGCCTGTCTATAAGAGTAGAAGAATGCTTTAGGTTGATGGAGCAGATGCAGGAGGCAGCCCGGACCTTCCGGCTAACAGGGGGGGTACATAATGCGGCTTTATGTGACAGGAAGGGCGTTCTTCTCTTCCGCATGGATATCGGAAGGCATAATGCCCTGGACAAAATCTATGGACATTGCCTGATGCATCAAATTCCGCTTCACGACAAAATCATGGTATTCAGCGGCCGCCTTTCTTCGGAAGTGCTGCTCAAAACAGCAAGGATCGGGTGCGGGATAGTCTTGTCCAAGTCCGCTCCGACACAGCTTGCCCTTGATCTGGCGGAAGAACTGAATATCACTACTGTCGGTTTTCTCCGGCATCATACGTTCAATATTTATACGGGACTTAAGCGAATCGAGCTGGGGCATATATAA
- a CDS encoding DUF1641 domain-containing protein: MAKSITTITEPVLSEKEANEKAWAEVLEELSRNSEGLRSYIRLLQELHESGIMDTMKAALQSKEELAKVIVKEMNKPNNTNTINNLMAMAGTLSMLDSDVVKKMASSVSTGFHKAREENQTEEKIGLFDLMKALKDPDINRAVRFGLNFLKGMGQSLGEKGEK; this comes from the coding sequence ATGGCAAAATCAATTACAACAATTACAGAGCCGGTTCTTTCCGAAAAGGAAGCAAACGAAAAGGCTTGGGCGGAGGTCCTGGAAGAACTTTCCCGGAATTCCGAGGGGCTTCGTTCCTATATCCGTCTGCTGCAGGAGCTTCATGAAAGCGGAATTATGGATACCATGAAAGCGGCTCTTCAATCTAAGGAAGAATTGGCCAAAGTTATTGTGAAAGAAATGAATAAGCCGAACAATACGAACACGATTAATAATTTGATGGCTATGGCCGGTACTCTTTCCATGTTGGATTCAGACGTTGTCAAGAAAATGGCAAGCAGCGTATCAACAGGGTTTCATAAAGCCCGGGAAGAAAATCAAACAGAGGAAAAAATCGGACTCTTTGATCTGATGAAAGCATTAAAAGACCCTGACATTAATCGTGCAGTCCGTTTTGGTCTGAATTTCCTCAAGGGAATGGGCCAAAGTTTGGGTGAAAAAGGTGAAAAGTGA
- the fdhF gene encoding formate dehydrogenase subunit alpha has product METVKFQLNGEEHETAEGTRILDFLLELGKDHPHICYSPITGPIQSCDTCMCEADGKLVRACSTTLKPGMRIRTSSEKAQIAQKEAMDRILENHMLYCTVCDNNNGNCKVHNTTEMLGIEHQSRPFRPKGYKKDMSNPFYRYDPDQCILCGRCVEACQDLQVNETLSIDWEREIPRVIWDDDKAINESSCVSCGHCVTVCPCNALMEKTMLGEAGFLTGMSEGLMNPMIDLVKAVEPGYSGIFAVSEMEAALRETRTKKTKTVCTFCGVGCSFEVWTKDRVILKIEPNEQAPVNSISTCVKGKFGWDFVNSDQRLTAPLIRRGDQFAPAGWDEAIDYIAERLGRIKEEYGGNALSFVASSKTTNEDTYLMQKLARQVFETNNVDNCSRYCQSPASDGLQNTVGYGGDSATIRDIEQAGLVIIVGANSAEAHPVLATRVKRAHKLRGQKLIVADLRKHEMAERADLFIRPKQGTDFVWLTALAKYILDQGWHDEAFLRERVNNREEYEQMIEKYTISYAEKITGIPGEQLIQTAKMICEASGTCILWGMGVTQNVGGSHTSAAISNLLLVTGNYGRTGTGAYPLRGHNNVQGACDMGALPQWLPGYQKLADDEVRQKFEKAYGVRISPEPGLTNVGMVEAIHEGRLKGMYLMGEDMVWVDSNSNNVQEALVKLDFFVVQDVFLTKTAQFADVVLPACPSLEKDGTFTNTERRIQRLYRALEPLGDSKPDWWIIQQLANRMGANWAYKHPGDVMDEIASLVPTFAGVRYSRLEHWNSQHWPVREDGTDEPLLYTQRFNFPDGKARLSTAEYIPPVGYPSDFDLIVNNGRLLEHFHETNLTGKSKGINYKLPSVFVEISSELAGKRGLEDGSLVRLVSPYGSIKLHVLVTDRVEGNHIYVPMHSHSHENAINILSGNAVDMKTSTPAYKQTRARMEIIQKEGISPLPRHNHRFARRRPQTGVQVERKWERQDYEPIADVNVNGGQ; this is encoded by the coding sequence ATGGAAACGGTAAAATTTCAATTGAATGGCGAAGAGCATGAAACAGCTGAAGGAACCCGGATTCTGGATTTTCTTCTGGAATTGGGTAAGGATCACCCTCACATTTGTTACTCTCCCATAACGGGACCGATTCAAAGCTGTGATACCTGTATGTGCGAAGCTGACGGGAAGCTAGTCCGTGCCTGCTCTACGACTTTGAAGCCCGGTATGAGAATTCGGACGTCTTCGGAAAAAGCCCAAATTGCCCAAAAAGAGGCCATGGACCGAATTCTGGAAAATCATATGCTTTACTGCACGGTCTGTGATAATAACAATGGAAATTGCAAAGTACATAATACTACGGAAATGCTGGGGATTGAACATCAGTCCCGGCCGTTTCGTCCAAAAGGATATAAGAAGGATATGTCGAATCCGTTCTACCGGTACGATCCGGACCAGTGTATTCTCTGTGGACGCTGCGTTGAAGCGTGTCAGGATCTTCAGGTGAATGAAACACTGAGCATTGATTGGGAACGGGAAATTCCCCGAGTGATTTGGGACGACGACAAAGCCATAAACGAATCCTCCTGTGTTTCATGCGGTCACTGTGTGACGGTGTGTCCTTGCAATGCGCTCATGGAAAAAACCATGCTGGGTGAGGCCGGTTTTCTGACCGGTATGAGCGAGGGTTTGATGAATCCCATGATCGATTTGGTCAAAGCGGTGGAACCGGGTTACAGCGGTATTTTTGCTGTTTCGGAGATGGAAGCTGCCTTGCGGGAGACCCGGACGAAAAAAACGAAGACCGTATGTACGTTTTGCGGTGTAGGATGCAGCTTTGAAGTATGGACAAAAGACCGCGTTATCCTCAAGATCGAACCTAACGAGCAGGCCCCTGTCAACTCCATTTCCACCTGTGTCAAAGGTAAGTTCGGTTGGGATTTTGTGAATAGTGACCAGCGCTTAACTGCCCCACTGATCCGCCGGGGGGACCAATTCGCACCTGCCGGTTGGGATGAAGCTATTGATTACATTGCCGAAAGGCTAGGCAGGATCAAAGAAGAATATGGGGGAAATGCCCTGTCTTTTGTGGCTTCCTCGAAGACTACTAACGAAGATACATATTTAATGCAAAAACTGGCCCGGCAAGTGTTCGAAACCAATAATGTGGACAATTGTTCCCGCTATTGCCAGTCCCCGGCTTCTGACGGACTGCAAAATACAGTAGGATACGGCGGAGATTCCGCAACCATCCGGGATATCGAACAAGCAGGGCTTGTGATCATTGTGGGCGCTAATTCCGCGGAAGCGCATCCCGTGCTGGCAACCCGGGTCAAACGGGCTCATAAACTGCGTGGACAGAAACTGATTGTCGCCGATTTGCGCAAACACGAGATGGCAGAGCGCGCTGACTTATTCATACGTCCTAAACAGGGGACTGATTTTGTATGGCTTACGGCTTTGGCCAAATATATACTGGATCAGGGCTGGCATGATGAGGCATTCTTACGGGAAAGAGTAAACAACCGGGAAGAATACGAACAAATGATTGAGAAATACACGATCAGCTATGCGGAAAAGATTACGGGAATTCCCGGGGAACAGCTGATTCAAACTGCCAAAATGATATGCGAGGCGAGCGGGACCTGCATTTTATGGGGAATGGGGGTTACGCAAAATGTAGGCGGCTCCCATACTTCTGCAGCCATATCTAATCTGCTTCTGGTAACAGGCAATTATGGCCGCACCGGCACAGGAGCCTATCCGCTGCGGGGACACAATAACGTGCAGGGAGCTTGTGACATGGGGGCTTTACCGCAGTGGCTCCCGGGCTATCAGAAACTTGCCGACGACGAAGTGAGACAAAAATTTGAAAAAGCATACGGAGTCCGCATTTCTCCCGAACCGGGGCTTACTAACGTAGGTATGGTTGAAGCTATCCATGAAGGCCGGTTAAAAGGAATGTATCTGATGGGCGAAGATATGGTTTGGGTGGATTCAAATTCGAATAATGTCCAAGAAGCACTCGTCAAACTTGATTTCTTCGTGGTTCAGGATGTTTTCTTAACGAAAACCGCCCAATTTGCAGATGTAGTGCTCCCGGCTTGTCCGTCACTTGAAAAAGACGGTACTTTTACCAATACGGAACGGCGCATTCAGAGGCTGTATAGAGCTTTGGAGCCACTGGGCGATTCGAAGCCGGACTGGTGGATCATACAGCAGCTTGCCAACCGGATGGGGGCAAATTGGGCATATAAGCATCCGGGTGATGTAATGGATGAAATCGCCAGTCTCGTCCCTACTTTCGCCGGAGTTCGCTATTCCAGGCTGGAGCACTGGAACAGTCAGCACTGGCCGGTGCGGGAAGATGGTACGGATGAGCCTCTTCTTTATACACAACGGTTTAACTTCCCTGACGGGAAAGCCCGTTTGTCAACAGCCGAGTACATTCCACCTGTCGGATATCCGTCTGATTTTGATTTAATCGTCAACAACGGCCGTCTGCTTGAGCATTTCCACGAAACCAATTTGACGGGAAAATCCAAAGGGATCAACTATAAACTTCCGAGCGTGTTTGTGGAAATATCATCCGAACTGGCGGGAAAAAGAGGACTTGAAGACGGTTCGCTTGTCAGGCTGGTTTCTCCGTACGGGTCTATCAAATTGCATGTTCTGGTCACGGATCGTGTAGAAGGCAATCATATTTATGTTCCAATGCATTCCCATAGCCACGAAAATGCAATCAATATCCTTTCAGGAAATGCGGTTGATATGAAGACCAGTACGCCGGCGTACAAACAAACACGTGCAAGAATGGAGATCATTCAAAAAGAAGGGATCAGTCCGCTTCCCAGGCACAATCATCGTTTTGCCAGACGCCGCCCGCAGACCGGAGTTCAGGTTGAACGAAAATGGGAGCGTCAAGATTATGAACCGATTGCGGATGTTAATGTGAATGGAGGACAATAA
- a CDS encoding DUF3951 domain-containing protein gives MKLSLSIGVCVRWNMKGLKIWKLPCCFLFAFALIVLIAVITFKIIKNKELPSNSYTPFDYITGQSNVEFHEEKEEKEEDMAKDDNKGKT, from the coding sequence TTGAAACTTTCTTTATCCATTGGCGTCTGTGTAAGATGGAATATGAAAGGATTGAAAATATGGAAGTTGCCATGCTGTTTTCTTTTTGCCTTTGCTCTGATTGTGCTTATAGCGGTCATAACCTTTAAAATCATCAAGAACAAAGAACTGCCTTCCAATTCCTATACCCCGTTCGATTACATCACCGGACAATCCAATGTTGAATTTCATGAAGAAAAAGAAGAAAAGGAAGAAGATATGGCCAAGGATGATAACAAAGGTAAAACGTAA
- a CDS encoding DUF6886 family protein, with protein MEPLNDLLGQLAKEPNIELRFTPNLPPLKERIISSNLDFSIIRFRHAKPL; from the coding sequence ATGGAACCTCTCAACGATTTGCTGGGACAGCTTGCAAAAGAGCCTAATATTGAACTCAGATTTACCCCCAACTTGCCTCCTCTCAAAGAGAGGATCATTTCTTCCAACCTGGATTTCTCTATTATCCGTTTTCGCCATGCAAAGCCGCTGTAA
- a CDS encoding FUSC family protein, producing the protein MHKTATIYQSFITFLHKIGFSMLVFKTALAAAISWWIALLFTPEYPPYLAPIAAVLIVNITVASTLIKAFYRIVGVIYGVLINLLIGSLVSNSTIAIFLSVLLGTALTSAFRLNNQIVSQVGVSAVMALAFLKTPYYGWGGLRRRFLAVL; encoded by the coding sequence ATGCACAAAACTGCAACCATATATCAATCTTTCATCACTTTTCTTCATAAAATCGGTTTTAGCATGCTTGTTTTTAAAACAGCATTGGCTGCTGCCATATCATGGTGGATTGCTTTGCTATTTACTCCAGAATATCCGCCATATCTTGCTCCGATAGCCGCTGTATTAATTGTGAATATAACCGTAGCCAGTACTCTGATTAAAGCATTCTACCGAATAGTTGGGGTTATCTACGGAGTACTAATCAATCTGCTCATCGGCTCCTTGGTTTCTAACAGCACCATTGCCATTTTCCTAAGCGTACTTCTGGGAACGGCGTTAACATCCGCTTTCCGGTTGAACAATCAGATTGTGTCCCAAGTCGGTGTCAGCGCTGTGATGGCTTTGGCCTTTTTGAAAACCCCCTATTACGGATGGGGCGGATTGCGGAGACGATTCTTGGCTGTCTTGTAG
- a CDS encoding GIY-YIG nuclease family protein encodes MSRINKEHRAELQQAYKELKKRAAVYQIRNTMNGKLFIDSTLNLKTLNGEKFMLNMGTHNNRSLQQEWKEFGEDAFVFEVLEELKKTENEYVDIKDELKKLKDKWLGQVQPYGEKGYN; translated from the coding sequence ATGAGCAGAATAAATAAAGAGCACAGAGCCGAATTGCAGCAGGCTTATAAAGAACTCAAGAAACGGGCTGCCGTCTATCAGATCAGAAATACAATGAACGGCAAGCTTTTTATAGATTCGACCTTGAACTTAAAAACGTTAAACGGAGAAAAGTTTATGCTGAATATGGGAACGCATAATAATCGGTCCCTCCAGCAAGAATGGAAGGAATTCGGTGAGGATGCTTTTGTTTTCGAGGTCCTGGAAGAGCTTAAAAAAACCGAGAACGAGTATGTGGATATAAAAGATGAGTTGAAAAAGCTGAAAGACAAATGGCTTGGGCAGGTTCAACCTTACGGGGAAAAAGGGTATAACTAA
- a CDS encoding MerR family transcriptional regulator: MLYTVKEVAALSQVTVKTLHHYHKIELLLPYEISEAGYRLYGVKELERLQQILFYRELDFPLEKIKQLLEGESRLGILSDQKDLLLARKQRLDRLIQTLDESIESVVKGEVMDQSSMFKGFESEQKWKNALAEHKEYLKETYGLDILEDRPIDVKDMNEKASRADRFMEEMAKALKAGMKFDDETVRGLIREHIDFLNQNVHATSAEDFALQARFFLDDDFHRNIMESRQTGLAYYLFTAAESYAVK, from the coding sequence CTGCTCTACACGGTAAAAGAGGTCGCAGCCTTATCACAAGTAACTGTAAAGACTCTACATCATTATCATAAGATAGAGCTTTTGCTTCCATACGAGATCAGTGAAGCGGGATACCGCTTGTATGGTGTAAAAGAACTGGAGCGTTTGCAGCAGATTTTATTTTACAGGGAGCTTGATTTTCCATTGGAGAAGATTAAACAGCTTCTTGAAGGCGAATCGCGGTTGGGTATTTTGTCCGACCAGAAGGACCTTCTCTTAGCCCGAAAACAGAGACTGGATCGCCTGATACAAACATTGGACGAATCAATAGAATCTGTCGTGAAAGGAGAAGTTATGGATCAATCAAGCATGTTCAAAGGGTTTGAAAGCGAACAAAAATGGAAAAATGCCTTAGCCGAGCACAAAGAATATTTGAAAGAGACTTATGGTTTGGATATTCTTGAAGACAGGCCAATAGATGTTAAAGATATGAACGAAAAGGCTTCCCGGGCGGATCGTTTTATGGAGGAAATGGCCAAAGCTCTCAAAGCCGGAATGAAATTTGACGACGAAACCGTTAGGGGCTTGATCAGGGAACATATTGATTTTCTGAATCAGAATGTTCATGCCACAAGCGCTGAAGATTTTGCTTTACAAGCCCGGTTTTTCCTGGATGATGACTTTCATCGCAATATAATGGAGTCAAGGCAGACAGGTCTGGCATATTATCTTTTTACCGCTGCGGAATCTTATGCGGTAAAGTGA
- a CDS encoding helix-turn-helix domain-containing protein, whose product MSKVQYNAKEKFAMIEEIESGELGLMGVAYKYGISKSTLVKWRRRYDVYGLEGLEVRTKNRSYSAELKLQAVLDYLKGELSQCDIIHKYKIASRTQLSN is encoded by the coding sequence ATGTCTAAAGTCCAGTACAACGCGAAGGAGAAATTCGCCATGATCGAAGAAATCGAAAGTGGTGAGCTTGGTCTTATGGGCGTGGCGTATAAGTATGGGATATCGAAATCAACCCTGGTGAAATGGCGACGCCGATATGACGTCTATGGTTTGGAAGGACTAGAAGTTCGAACAAAGAACCGCAGCTATTCTGCAGAACTTAAGCTTCAGGCGGTGTTGGATTACCTTAAGGGGGAATTATCCCAATGCGACATCATTCATAAATACAAGATTGCGAGCAGAACACAGCTATCGAACTAG
- a CDS encoding helix-turn-helix domain-containing protein: protein MTKGRKTTWQERLEIVQYCLTHNQDYRKTAEQYQASCQQVYQWVKKYQDGGQEALQDGRGRKKAEEELTDADRQKLAMKKMEAEIERLRAENALLKKLEELERRGR, encoded by the coding sequence ATGACGAAGGGACGTAAGACAACCTGGCAGGAACGGTTGGAGATTGTTCAATATTGTCTGACACATAACCAGGACTATAGGAAGACAGCGGAGCAGTATCAGGCTTCCTGCCAACAGGTATACCAGTGGGTGAAGAAATATCAGGACGGTGGGCAAGAAGCGCTACAGGATGGCCGAGGACGTAAGAAGGCAGAAGAAGAATTAACCGACGCCGACCGCCAGAAGCTTGCGATGAAGAAGATGGAGGCAGAAATTGAACGTCTACGAGCGGAGAATGCACTCTTAAAAAAGTTAGAGGAACTCGAAAGAAGGGGACGCTAA
- a CDS encoding transposase — MALYEKVGGIYGYHRLTLHICRETQQRINHKCIQRLMKLKRHSVGDSQKSKEICIVNSSARG; from the coding sequence ATGGCGCTCTATGAGAAGGTAGGAGGTATCTACGGGTACCACAGATTAACGCTTCACATATGCAGAGAAACACAGCAGCGGATTAACCACAAATGCATCCAGCGCCTCATGAAGCTAAAGAGGCATTCAGTCGGTGATTCGCAGAAGTCGAAAGAAATATGCATCGTCAACTCCTCAGCACGTGGCTGA
- a CDS encoding IS3 family transposase, whose product MAIRLLSYVFGHSNNNGLVFQTVNKAIQAASGSRPMLHSDRGFQYTSQKFKKILEKGNIMQSMSQVGRCIDNGPMESFWGALKCEKYYLHTYHTFEDLERDIEAYIYFYNYERLQAKLNGLSPMEFRIKAA is encoded by the coding sequence ATGGCAATACGATTGCTGTCTTACGTTTTCGGGCACTCCAACAATAATGGCCTCGTGTTTCAAACCGTCAACAAGGCGATACAAGCGGCATCGGGCAGCAGGCCCATGCTGCATAGTGACCGGGGCTTTCAATATACCTCGCAAAAATTCAAAAAGATCCTGGAGAAAGGAAACATCATGCAGAGCATGTCTCAAGTTGGCAGATGTATCGATAATGGCCCCATGGAATCCTTCTGGGGAGCCCTAAAATGTGAGAAGTATTATTTGCATACTTACCATACCTTTGAAGATCTCGAAAGGGACATTGAGGCTTACATTTACTTTTACAATTACGAGCGATTACAAGCGAAATTAAACGGCCTTAGTCCGATGGAATTCAGGATCAAGGCCGCTTAA
- a CDS encoding pyridoxamine 5'-phosphate oxidase family protein: MNLCFQDVLTEEKQVRELIGNSSEVAKHKSIHHIDSYCREFIAKTPLIFISTSDKEGNCDVSPRGDAAGFVLVLDDKHLVIPERPGNRRIDSVRNILSSPRIGLIFLIPGLEETLRINGRACITKNPELMNRMQAREKTPLLGIGVEVEECYVHCAKAFKRSQTWEAGSWLNQDLLPKVSKMLVAHVNREDFTEEIIAKGLKESYEKRLY; this comes from the coding sequence ATGAATCTTTGTTTCCAGGATGTTTTAACTGAGGAGAAGCAGGTTAGGGAGTTGATTGGGAATTCCAGTGAAGTGGCAAAGCACAAATCCATACACCATATAGATTCATACTGTCGTGAATTTATTGCGAAGACGCCCCTAATATTTATTTCAACCTCAGACAAAGAAGGCAATTGTGATGTATCGCCACGCGGGGATGCTGCGGGTTTTGTGCTGGTTTTAGATGATAAGCATCTCGTTATTCCGGAACGGCCGGGGAACCGACGTATAGACTCAGTCCGCAACATTTTGTCGAGTCCCAGGATTGGTCTCATTTTTTTAATTCCTGGTCTGGAAGAGACACTTCGTATTAATGGTCGGGCATGCATAACAAAAAATCCCGAACTGATGAACCGCATGCAAGCGAGGGAAAAAACGCCTTTACTGGGTATTGGAGTTGAAGTGGAAGAGTGCTATGTCCATTGCGCTAAAGCTTTCAAACGCTCGCAAACCTGGGAGGCAGGTTCATGGTTGAATCAAGACCTGCTCCCTAAAGTTTCCAAAATGTTGGTTGCTCATGTAAATCGTGAAGATTTTACGGAAGAAATAATTGCCAAGGGACTTAAGGAAAGCTACGAGAAAAGGCTTTATTAG
- a CDS encoding O-methyltransferase, which produces MSFTQSREVALLTCKDERLKGYFGNGTLGEYSSIWLARTLPEDGQLITLEFDPKHTKVAEENIRNAGLDYKIEVITDPALETLPTLKGRGFSDFDLIFIDADKLNNPYYLKWALGFPDQVRLLIIGDNVHNEDVIENNSDDINVHEVRQFIDLSYEESHIDSTAIQTVGIKGYDGFVL; this is translated from the coding sequence TTGAGTTTCACCCAATCAAGGGAAGTTGCTTTACTTACTTGCAAAGATGAAAGGCTCAAGGGATATTTTGGAAACGGAACTCTTGGAGAGTATAGTAGTATTTGGCTGGCTCGTACCTTACCTGAAGATGGACAACTCATCACACTTGAATTTGATCCCAAGCATACAAAAGTAGCTGAAGAAAACATAAGAAACGCCGGGTTAGATTATAAAATTGAAGTCATTACAGATCCTGCACTCGAAACATTGCCAACCCTTAAGGGAAGAGGGTTCTCTGATTTTGACCTAATCTTTATTGATGCTGATAAACTTAATAACCCCTACTATCTGAAATGGGCCCTTGGCTTTCCAGACCAGGTACGGTTATTAATTATTGGGGATAATGTACACAATGAAGATGTAATTGAGAATAACAGTGATGACATAAATGTGCATGAGGTTCGTCAATTTATTGATTTGTCATATGAAGAGTCACATATAGATTCAACTGCTATTCAAACTGTAGGTATAAAAGGATATGACGGGTTTGTTCTTTGA
- a CDS encoding phosphotransferase gives MEEEINHPALIHGDVTLPNIIIHPSRPFLIDWDLLRMGSTYYETAKTLLNTTNFDPANISALIKGYEQIKGLTPAERLLISAFFLLPVEAWRSARRIASGRRSPVFHILSRTWEKNLVPYDGWMNGHGNN, from the coding sequence ATGGAAGAGGAAATCAATCATCCCGCATTAATTCATGGGGATGTCACCTTGCCTAACATCATTATTCATCCAAGCAGACCATTCCTGATCGACTGGGATCTGCTAAGAATGGGTTCAACCTACTACGAAACCGCCAAAACCTTGCTAAATACAACTAATTTTGATCCGGCAAATATCTCTGCTCTAATAAAGGGTTACGAACAAATAAAAGGGTTGACTCCGGCTGAACGATTGCTCATAAGCGCTTTTTTTCTCCTTCCTGTCGAGGCATGGAGATCAGCCCGGAGGATTGCGTCAGGCAGGCGTTCGCCGGTTTTTCATATTTTGAGCCGAACATGGGAGAAAAACTTGGTGCCATACGATGGGTGGATGAATGGGCACGGCAATAATTAA
- a CDS encoding OsmC family protein — translation MKVTTTWQGKRAFTSVGPSGYSVTMDATAAYGGDGKGATPMELILAGLAGCMGIDITMILRSTLDTIQSIEIEAEGTRDEEPPKGFTAIDLVFKINGDVPDHRIWRAIELGKEKYCAVSDSLKADIRYKLILNGKEAVKP, via the coding sequence ATGAAAGTAACGACAACCTGGCAAGGAAAACGGGCCTTTACTTCGGTTGGGCCTTCCGGATACAGCGTCACTATGGACGCAACGGCTGCTTACGGCGGAGACGGCAAAGGGGCCACTCCTATGGAACTGATTCTTGCAGGTCTTGCCGGCTGCATGGGGATCGACATCACCATGATTTTACGTTCGACGCTGGATACTATTCAAAGTATTGAGATTGAAGCGGAAGGAACCCGTGATGAGGAACCGCCTAAAGGGTTTACGGCTATAGATCTTGTTTTTAAAATCAATGGGGATGTTCCCGATCATCGTATCTGGAGAGCCATTGAATTGGGAAAAGAAAAATACTGTGCTGTTTCGGACTCTCTCAAAGCAGATATCCGTTACAAGCTCATTTTGAATGGTAAAGAAGCAGTGAAGCCTTAA
- a CDS encoding amino acid ABC transporter ATP-binding protein: MIQTAGLTKSFQDTVVLKDINLQVKQNEIVVLLGPSGSGKSTLLRCINGLEELSGGTVEVNGIHIDAKMPARQRRARILEIRRETGMVFQQFNLYPHKTALGNVIESLLVVKKMRREEALKIGEQLLDRVGLADKKDVYPSRLSGGQQQRVAIARALAMEPKIMLFDEPTSALDPELVGEVLDVMQQLAKDGMTMLVVTHEMKFARKVADRIVFMDAGIIVEEADPDAFFESPQSERARKFLKILDHE; encoded by the coding sequence ATGATTCAAACAGCCGGATTAACCAAATCCTTTCAGGACACAGTTGTGTTGAAAGACATCAATTTGCAAGTCAAACAGAATGAAATTGTCGTTCTGCTCGGTCCGAGCGGTTCAGGGAAAAGTACGCTGCTACGCTGCATCAACGGACTTGAAGAGTTGAGCGGCGGTACTGTTGAAGTCAACGGCATTCATATAGACGCTAAAATGCCGGCCCGTCAGCGGAGGGCACGCATTCTGGAGATCCGCCGGGAAACCGGGATGGTATTTCAGCAATTTAATTTATATCCGCATAAGACTGCATTAGGGAACGTTATCGAATCATTGTTGGTGGTAAAAAAGATGCGGAGAGAGGAAGCTCTAAAAATCGGCGAACAATTGTTGGACCGGGTGGGACTTGCTGACAAGAAGGATGTGTATCCTTCCCGCCTTTCCGGAGGTCAGCAGCAGCGGGTCGCTATAGCACGTGCGCTGGCAATGGAACCCAAAATCATGCTCTTTGATGAGCCAACCTCCGCACTTGACCCCGAACTTGTGGGTGAGGTACTGGATGTCATGCAGCAATTGGCAAAAGACGGCATGACCATGCTTGTTGTAACACACGAAATGAAGTTTGCCAGGAAAGTAGCGGACCGCATAGTCTTTATGGATGCAGGAATTATTGTAGAGGAAGCCGATCCAGACGCGTTCTTTGAAAGTCCGCAAAGCGAAAGAGCAAGGAAATTTCTGAAAATACTGGATCATGAATAA